The DNA sequence GACCTCGACCGTGCGCTCGTCCACGAAGCGGGCCTCGCCGTCGAACAGTTCGTGTTGGGGCGACGACTCCAGTCCGTTGCGGATGGACGCGGCGTCGCCGTGCACCTCCTCGTTGACCTTCCGAACGATGTCCTCGAACGCGACGTCGGTGACCTCCGCGGAGATATCGAACGCCTCGGCGTCCTCGATGGTTTCGACGATGTCCGCGTGGTACAACAGCATCTTCGAGGGGATGCAACCGCGGTTCAAACACGTCCCGCCGAGACGCCCCTTCTCGACCACGGCGACCGACTGGCCTTGATTCGCCGCGACGTTCGCCACGTCCAACCCCGACCCCGAACCGATGACGAGAAAGTCGAACTCTTCCATGTTCTCCAACGAGACGCGCTGGAGTGATGAAAGCTATCGCCGCGTCCCTCCCCGCCGGTACCTACTGCAAAATACGTTCGAGGTGTCTGACGAAGTGCGTTCGCTCCGCGAGCGTCCTACCGCGTGAACGCATCGTCGCGGTAACTCGCGCACCAGCCACTGTGAAATTGAACGACACGCCCGACCCATTTTTATAACACAGCCATCCGATGTATCCTCTGTGTCAACGTTCGTCGTCGTCGGCGGCGACGCCGCCGGAATGTCAGCGGCCAGTAAAGCGAAACGGGACGATTCGAATCTCGACGTCGTCGTCTTCGAACAGGGGGAGTGGGTTTCGTACGGTGCCTGTGGACTCCCATATTACATCAAAGGTGAGATTGACTCCCTCGAGAATCTCGTCTCGGTCACACCCGAAGAGTTCCGTCAGGAACGGGATATCGACCTCCGAACCGGACACGAAGTCGTCGATATCGACCCCTCGAATCGAGTCGTCACCGCACGTAGCAGTGATGGAGAGGTGAAACAGGAGTACGACCATCTACTCGTGGCGACCGGTGCGGAAGCAGTCACGCCACCCATCGACGGGTTAGACCACACGGGCGTCTACACGCTCGGGTCGATGTCAGACGGGAAAAACCTCCGTGACTACGTGGAGCGGGCGCGTTCGGACGGCAATCTCCAGCAACCCGACCGGGGACCTGCCTGCCAGTTCCTCGAAACGTGTAATGGGCCTGTCGGCATCGTCGGTGGTGGATACATCGGGATTGAGATGGCGGAAGCGCTCGCGGCCAACGGATTCGAAGTCCACCTCTTCCAGCGCGGCGACCGGATTCTGAAGCAGTTCAGCGAAGCCACGAGTGAGGCAGTTCTCGACCACCTCGCCGACCGGGACGTGGCTGTCTACCTCGGGGCGGAAGTAGAGACGCTCGCGGGCGACGACCGGGTCGAAGCGGTCGTCACCGACGACGTCCGCGTCCCGGTCGAAATGGTACTCGTCGGGACGGGCGTCCGTCCGCGAACGGACCTCGCCGAGGACGCAGGCGTCCAACTAGGCGAAACGGGGGCCATCGCGACCGACGCGTACCGGGAGACGAACCTCCCGGACGTGTACGCGGCGGGTGACTGTGCGGAGGCAGAGCACGTCGTCACCGGCGAGCCAGCGTACGTGCCCTTGGCGTTGACTGCCAACCGCCACGGCAGGGCAATCGGGCAGACTGTCGCGGGCGACCCGACTGAGGGCGGCGGTATCGCGGGGACAGCGGCGGTCAAGGCGTTCGAGATGGAGGCGGCTCGGACCGGAATTCTGAACCACGAGGAGGCCCGTGCGGTCGGCTTCGAGCCGATGACCGAGACCATCGAGGCGGAATCCCGCGCTGGCTACTATCCTGAAGGCGGGACCGTGGAAGTAACGCTCACCGTCGACCGGCCGTCCGGTCGCGTACTCGGTGGCAGTCTCGTCTCCGAGTACGGTGAGGGTGCTGTCTACCGGAGCCACGCGCTCGTTGGTGCAGTGACCGAAGGCACCACCGTTGAGGAACTCTCCAACTACGACCTCGCGTACGCACCACCATTTAATACGACGTGGGACCCCGTCCTGACCGCTGCGAAGGTAGTC is a window from the Halorussus sp. MSC15.2 genome containing:
- a CDS encoding FAD-dependent oxidoreductase is translated as MSTFVVVGGDAAGMSAASKAKRDDSNLDVVVFEQGEWVSYGACGLPYYIKGEIDSLENLVSVTPEEFRQERDIDLRTGHEVVDIDPSNRVVTARSSDGEVKQEYDHLLVATGAEAVTPPIDGLDHTGVYTLGSMSDGKNLRDYVERARSDGNLQQPDRGPACQFLETCNGPVGIVGGGYIGIEMAEALAANGFEVHLFQRGDRILKQFSEATSEAVLDHLADRDVAVYLGAEVETLAGDDRVEAVVTDDVRVPVEMVLVGTGVRPRTDLAEDAGVQLGETGAIATDAYRETNLPDVYAAGDCAEAEHVVTGEPAYVPLALTANRHGRAIGQTVAGDPTEGGGIAGTAAVKAFEMEAARTGILNHEEARAVGFEPMTETIEAESRAGYYPEGGTVEVTLTVDRPSGRVLGGSLVSEYGEGAVYRSHALVGAVTEGTTVEELSNYDLAYAPPFNTTWDPVLTAAKVVEGQR